A window of Hypnocyclicus thermotrophus contains these coding sequences:
- a CDS encoding CheB methylesterase domain-containing protein, with translation MIDVNTIKLLIIEPNKNLIKTFKAYFNNINYINLTITNDIKTGRNLIVYDTPNVLIINKNLDIDILSFLKKVFKFKNIPTLVTGDFSNDKELGVELVENGALEILSFNSPIFFDNQNLKKLEKKIYALSLIKLHKKNTVSQPSKNILNIPTKFNPNKIIAIGASTGGPVALKEIIKKLPLGMPPILITQHMPEFFTSSFASHLDTITPLTVIEAKDNILLEKNTVYIAPGDRHLEVKKIGNQLYTKLTLNEPVHFQRPSVEVLFYSVGKYCGKNAIGVILTGMGKDGAKGLLYMKNQGAYTIGQDKESSTVYGMPKAAYEIGAVKTQIPLSQIANYLVKLTRL, from the coding sequence ATGATTGATGTGAATACAATAAAACTTCTTATAATTGAACCTAATAAAAATTTAATAAAAACTTTTAAAGCATATTTTAATAATATCAATTATATTAACTTAACTATTACTAATGATATTAAAACAGGACGTAATTTAATTGTTTATGATACACCTAATGTTCTTATTATAAATAAAAATTTAGATATAGATATATTATCTTTTCTTAAAAAAGTTTTTAAATTTAAAAATATTCCTACACTAGTAACTGGAGATTTTTCAAATGATAAAGAATTAGGTGTTGAATTAGTTGAAAATGGTGCATTAGAAATACTTTCTTTTAATAGTCCCATTTTTTTTGACAATCAAAATTTAAAAAAATTAGAAAAAAAAATTTATGCCTTGTCACTTATAAAGCTACATAAAAAAAATACTGTTTCTCAACCCAGTAAAAATATACTAAATATCCCTACAAAATTTAATCCTAATAAAATAATTGCAATAGGGGCCTCAACTGGTGGTCCTGTTGCATTAAAAGAAATTATAAAAAAATTACCTTTAGGTATGCCTCCAATACTTATAACTCAACACATGCCTGAATTTTTTACTTCTTCTTTTGCTTCACATTTAGATACAATAACCCCTTTAACTGTTATTGAAGCAAAAGATAACATCCTTTTAGAAAAAAATACTGTTTACATTGCTCCTGGAGATAGGCATTTGGAAGTAAAGAAAATTGGAAATCAGCTATATACAAAACTTACTTTAAATGAACCCGTTCATTTTCAAAGACCGTCTGTAGAAGTTTTGTTTTATTCAGTTGGAAAATATTGTGGTAAAAATGCAATAGGAGTAATTCTTACAGGTATGGGGAAAGATGGAGCTAAAGGTCTTCTTTATATGAAAAATCAAGGAGCATATACAATAGGTCAAGATAAAGAGAGTTCTACTGTATATGGTATGCCTAAAGCTGCTTATGAGATAGGTGCTGTAAAAACGCAAATTCCTTTATCTCAAATTGCAAATTACTTAGTAAAATTAACTAGATTATAA
- a CDS encoding M48 family metallopeptidase: protein MEKIINIKGNDIKYKIYKKKKKNISIIIEKNGLVKVNTPKYISNKYIIELIHKKSDWIINKLNNLPKKTYTENNKFYFLGTEYTLVFKDIKEDFILNNMYNHFIINITYVYNSNKIKDLIKNFYLKKSKEYITNRCIIISQNLKLIPIEIRIRNLKRSFGICYSNKKITFNYKIIMCRQDLIDYVIIHELMHLKHMNHSKEFWKDIEKILPNYKKLDKELKTVDIEL, encoded by the coding sequence ATGGAAAAAATTATTAATATTAAAGGAAATGACATAAAATATAAAATTTATAAAAAGAAAAAGAAAAACATTTCTATAATTATAGAAAAAAATGGTTTAGTAAAAGTAAATACACCTAAATATATAAGTAATAAATATATAATTGAATTAATACATAAAAAATCAGATTGGATTATAAACAAACTTAATAATTTACCTAAAAAAACTTACACAGAAAATAATAAATTTTATTTTTTAGGAACTGAGTATACACTTGTTTTTAAAGATATAAAAGAAGATTTTATATTAAATAATATGTATAATCATTTCATAATAAATATTACATATGTATATAATTCAAATAAAATAAAAGATTTAATTAAAAACTTTTATTTAAAAAAATCAAAAGAATATATTACTAATAGATGTATTATTATTTCCCAAAATCTAAAACTTATACCTATAGAAATTAGAATACGAAATTTAAAACGAAGTTTTGGTATATGTTATTCTAACAAAAAAATTACATTTAATTATAAAATAATTATGTGTCGACAAGATTTAATTGATTATGTAATTATTCATGAACTTATGCATTTAAAACACATGAATCATTCTAAAGAATTTTGGAAAGATATAGAAAAAATATTACCTAATTATAAAAAACTTGATAAAGAATTAAAAACTGTTGATATCGAATTATAA
- a CDS encoding CheR family methyltransferase, with product MNNDEFLIFQSFLNENFGIHLGDDKKYIIDTKIKKLLQKNNFKTIKEYIKHIKLSKALKIELLNEITVNKTNFFREINHFNFIKNNIKFILNENKRILKNKEIRVWSAACSTGEEPYTLAMVLHEYLPEDINIKILATDISHNVLQKAIKGKYPKIIENEIPIYYLQKYFIKQKDAYTINPFIKNNITFRAFNLKEPFIFKNSFDIIFCRNVMIYFDSEFQETLVNKFYNNLEKNGLLFIGHSESLGQLNHKFKYLKPTIYQK from the coding sequence ATGAATAACGATGAATTTTTAATATTCCAGAGTTTTCTTAATGAAAACTTTGGAATTCATTTAGGTGATGATAAAAAATATATAATAGATACTAAAATAAAAAAACTTCTTCAAAAAAATAATTTTAAAACTATAAAAGAATATATAAAACATATAAAACTTTCTAAAGCATTAAAAATTGAACTTTTAAATGAAATCACCGTTAATAAAACTAATTTTTTTAGAGAAATCAATCATTTTAATTTTATAAAAAATAATATTAAATTTATTTTAAATGAAAATAAAAGGATTCTCAAAAATAAAGAAATTCGTGTATGGAGTGCTGCTTGTTCTACAGGCGAAGAACCATATACTTTAGCTATGGTTCTTCATGAATACCTTCCAGAAGATATAAATATAAAAATATTAGCTACAGATATTAGTCATAATGTTTTACAAAAGGCTATAAAAGGAAAATATCCAAAAATTATAGAAAATGAAATTCCTATATATTATTTACAAAAATATTTTATAAAACAAAAAGATGCTTATACTATAAATCCTTTTATAAAAAACAATATAACTTTTAGAGCATTTAATTTAAAAGAACCTTTTATATTTAAAAATAGCTTTGATATAATATTTTGTAGAAATGTTATGATATATTTTGACAGTGAATTTCAAGAAACTTTAGTTAATAAATTTTATAATAATTTAGAAAAAAATGGCTTACTTTTTATTGGCCATTCTGAAAGTTTAGGTCAATTAAATCATAAATTCAAATATTTAAAACCAACTATATATCAAAAATAG
- a CDS encoding MarR family winged helix-turn-helix transcriptional regulator, translating to MIEKNKKKILTKEISHLSRDIDLYLSKKLEKYKIGSGQFKILINIKKNEGICQDKLAEKLGIDKTTITKAIKKLIEKKYVKREKNKIDKRYYKLYIGEEGEKIYPEIKNIFNEINIKLMLNFSEKEKEIFFDFIKKINKNLERIKENEKY from the coding sequence GTGATAGAAAAAAATAAAAAAAAAATTTTGACAAAAGAAATATCTCATTTATCAAGAGATATAGATTTATATTTATCAAAAAAATTAGAAAAATATAAAATAGGAAGTGGACAATTTAAAATTCTTATAAATATTAAAAAAAATGAAGGGATTTGTCAAGATAAATTAGCAGAAAAATTAGGAATTGATAAAACGACTATTACAAAAGCAATAAAAAAATTAATAGAAAAAAAATATGTAAAAAGAGAAAAGAATAAAATTGATAAGAGATATTATAAACTATATATTGGAGAAGAAGGGGAAAAAATTTACCCTGAAATAAAAAATATATTTAATGAGATAAATATTAAATTAATGTTAAATTTTTCAGAAAAAGAAAAAGAGATTTTTTTTGATTTCATAAAAAAAATAAATAAAAATTTAGAAAGGATAAAAGAAAATGAGAAATATTAA
- a CDS encoding bacteriohemerythrin yields the protein MKIKGKMLLLISLLSIVNFLLYTFISNKIIGFIVSLVLSIIVTLILIGKTIKNMDKIKEILMNLSGNTSDLSIKLDINSNDEIGEIAKYINIFLEDLEQVIAQINQTSKKVADSSLYLSENLKDILNNNNNENHMQAIKEKMEYIAENVNKQTAFSEEAASATTEISQSINSIHEKAENTKHLAVDTSKLAKESEKNIIKNLQELQNIEESVQNIENKTEILEKSSQQIFNIVEMINKITEQTNLLALNAAIEAARAGEAGKGFSVVAEEVRKLANNSSEATQEIEKVVKSIQGEVNELVNLTKVSYKQVQSGRKTTEITNTKILDIIEKIQITSEEIEDISISIKEQKHAVEEINLAMDEISNRSVDISNLTNDQLEANTFITDLVKDTTQYSAKLTEVADALKNVSSGFKINKDIKIKRKKAVEWTSDYSVSVELMDQEHIKLFDLINELNDAMINGQSSDKIESILDGLIDYTEYHFGDEEKLMKKINYSGLDEQIKAHRTFVNKMKEFKKDMQSGELLLSVKIINFLKDWLILHILNIDKKYSEYMNKNGIK from the coding sequence ATGAAAATTAAGGGAAAAATGTTACTATTAATTTCATTATTAAGTATTGTCAATTTTTTACTCTATACTTTTATTTCTAATAAAATTATAGGTTTTATTGTTAGTTTGGTTTTATCAATAATAGTTACCCTTATATTAATTGGAAAAACTATTAAAAATATGGATAAAATAAAAGAAATATTAATGAATTTATCTGGAAATACTTCTGATCTTTCAATAAAACTTGATATTAATTCTAATGATGAAATTGGAGAAATCGCTAAATATATTAATATATTTTTAGAAGATTTAGAACAAGTAATAGCACAAATAAATCAAACAAGTAAAAAAGTCGCTGATTCTTCTCTATATTTATCAGAAAATCTAAAAGATATATTAAATAATAATAATAATGAAAATCATATGCAAGCAATAAAAGAAAAAATGGAATATATTGCTGAAAATGTGAATAAACAAACAGCATTTTCTGAAGAGGCAGCTTCAGCAACAACAGAAATTTCTCAATCAATAAATAGTATTCATGAAAAGGCTGAAAATACAAAACATTTAGCAGTAGATACAAGTAAATTAGCAAAAGAGAGTGAAAAAAATATAATAAAAAATCTTCAAGAACTTCAAAATATTGAAGAAAGTGTACAAAATATAGAAAATAAAACAGAAATTTTAGAAAAATCTTCACAACAAATATTTAATATAGTAGAAATGATAAATAAAATAACAGAGCAAACAAATCTACTTGCGCTAAATGCAGCAATAGAAGCAGCAAGAGCTGGAGAAGCAGGAAAAGGATTTAGTGTCGTTGCAGAAGAAGTCCGAAAATTAGCAAATAATTCATCTGAAGCTACTCAGGAAATAGAAAAAGTAGTAAAATCTATTCAAGGAGAAGTAAATGAATTAGTAAATCTTACTAAAGTTAGTTATAAACAAGTACAATCAGGAAGAAAAACAACAGAGATAACAAATACTAAAATTTTAGATATTATAGAAAAAATACAAATTACAAGTGAAGAAATAGAAGATATTTCTATATCAATTAAAGAACAAAAACATGCTGTTGAAGAAATTAATTTAGCTATGGATGAAATATCTAATAGAAGTGTAGATATTAGTAATTTAACAAATGATCAATTAGAAGCTAATACATTTATTACTGATTTAGTAAAAGATACTACTCAATATTCTGCAAAGTTAACTGAAGTCGCAGATGCATTAAAAAATGTATCTTCTGGATTTAAAATAAATAAAGATATTAAAATAAAAAGAAAAAAAGCTGTTGAATGGACAAGTGATTATAGTGTTTCAGTTGAACTTATGGATCAAGAACATATAAAATTATTCGATTTAATCAATGAATTAAATGATGCTATGATTAATGGTCAAAGTTCTGATAAAATAGAATCTATATTAGATGGTTTAATAGATTATACAGAATATCATTTTGGTGATGAAGAGAAACTTATGAAAAAAATAAATTATTCTGGATTAGATGAACAAATAAAAGCTCATAGAACATTTGTAAATAAAATGAAAGAATTTAAAAAAGATATGCAAAGTGGAGAATTACTTTTATCTGTTAAAATAATTAATTTTTTAAAAGACTGGTTGATTTTACATATTTTAAATATTGATAAAAAATATAGTGAATATATGAATAAAAATGGTATAAAATAA
- a CDS encoding chemotaxis protein CheA, with the protein MEIDLSEYLDEFIKEIKNLFEIFETDLELLQSGEYTDDTINEIFRAAHSIKGMSATMEFYNLEKLTHKVEDLFDKIRSKELNINDKIIQTLVVSYNIMSSLVESIEISATEDDVDEEIILDCISKINKFMGIEDKNIKINSSTENKIDKFENFRTILKEEYKEQKNIFFTKIIINENSPLASARAFMILTSLKDKENFISSIPTLDTFTNGNNEIDENSIYILFSSNKSLDELKKYLANFPEVEKVFIKNIDLKNISFDFKEKNIEQKETHTKKNILQLKNFSDLIKYIDEIELTLVEQDIEKIPTILLNLQEKLIKIHTFLANYNHENIFYFTDISNNLNTMFIILQEKEFEFIDLYLDKIFKFFNYIRKIADDKSLLKNNIFIDNLKELIKEINIKISEYKNTSEKRIGEILQEQYKLSQDDINDLLLKQRSKKYKGKKIGEIAIAEKKISNQDLIHALKIQKKSKQSKKDIIQDMIKIPALKADKLIDLLEELMMIQSQIEQSAIKILDKDSYLIKDIYKSFRITKDIQNLSISFRMITLHSIFQKVSLNAHDAMRKLNKKVKLEISGENTTIDRIIGSKIVDPLLHLIKNSISHGIENKEKRIANGKNEIGTIFLNAYSEKGYVYINITDDGQGINPDKVYQKALEKKLIDPNTKYTEYEIINFIFLPGFSTADKVNQIAGRGVGMDVVKTEIQKLRGKIKMTNRIGQGLSIQLRIPQNMTSLNGTIVNIKSHKYIIPSVFIKEVFKIENEDYVYLGGRKDFIRLRDNIIPVIDSNKFFDGNGKAKIMVVLDVDGKYKALPVDDVLDRREIVVKPLSNDFNDINYILGASILGDGKAALILGIESLFKLSEKT; encoded by the coding sequence ATGGAAATAGATTTATCTGAATATCTAGATGAATTTATAAAAGAAATAAAAAATTTGTTTGAAATTTTTGAGACAGATTTAGAACTTTTACAATCTGGAGAATATACAGATGATACCATTAATGAAATATTTAGAGCTGCACATTCTATAAAAGGTATGTCTGCAACAATGGAATTTTATAACTTAGAAAAACTTACCCATAAAGTAGAAGATCTGTTTGATAAAATACGTTCTAAAGAGCTCAATATAAATGATAAAATTATTCAAACTCTTGTTGTTTCTTATAATATAATGTCGTCACTTGTAGAAAGTATTGAAATAAGTGCTACTGAAGATGATGTGGATGAAGAAATTATATTAGATTGTATAAGTAAAATTAATAAATTTATGGGAATAGAAGATAAAAATATAAAAATAAACAGCTCTACTGAAAATAAAATTGATAAATTTGAAAATTTTAGAACTATTTTAAAAGAAGAATATAAAGAACAAAAAAATATTTTCTTTACTAAAATAATTATTAATGAAAATTCACCTTTAGCTTCTGCTAGGGCTTTTATGATTCTTACATCATTAAAAGATAAAGAAAATTTTATAAGCTCAATCCCAACACTTGATACTTTTACAAATGGTAATAATGAAATAGATGAAAACTCTATTTATATTCTTTTTTCAAGTAATAAATCTTTAGATGAGTTAAAAAAATATTTAGCTAATTTCCCAGAAGTAGAAAAAGTATTTATAAAAAATATAGATTTAAAAAATATTTCATTTGATTTCAAAGAGAAAAATATAGAACAAAAAGAAACTCATACTAAAAAAAATATATTACAACTTAAAAATTTTTCTGATTTAATAAAATATATAGATGAAATTGAACTTACACTTGTAGAACAAGATATTGAAAAAATTCCAACCATTCTTTTAAATTTACAAGAAAAATTAATAAAAATACATACTTTTTTAGCTAACTATAATCATGAAAATATTTTTTATTTTACCGACATTAGCAATAACCTAAATACAATGTTTATAATATTACAAGAAAAAGAATTTGAATTTATTGATTTATATTTAGATAAAATATTTAAATTTTTTAATTATATAAGAAAAATTGCAGATGATAAATCTCTTTTAAAAAATAATATTTTTATAGATAATCTTAAAGAATTAATAAAAGAGATTAATATAAAAATATCAGAATATAAAAATACTTCTGAGAAAAGAATTGGTGAAATTTTACAAGAACAATATAAATTATCTCAAGATGATATTAATGATTTATTATTAAAACAACGTTCTAAAAAATATAAAGGTAAAAAAATTGGTGAAATTGCTATTGCTGAAAAAAAAATAAGTAATCAAGATCTTATCCATGCATTAAAAATACAAAAAAAATCAAAACAATCAAAAAAAGATATTATACAAGATATGATAAAAATTCCTGCATTAAAAGCTGATAAACTTATTGATTTATTAGAAGAATTAATGATGATACAATCTCAAATAGAACAAAGCGCAATAAAAATTCTTGATAAAGATAGTTATTTAATAAAAGATATTTATAAAAGTTTTAGAATAACAAAAGATATACAAAATTTATCTATTTCATTTAGAATGATTACATTACACTCTATTTTTCAAAAAGTTAGTTTAAATGCCCATGATGCAATGAGAAAATTAAATAAAAAAGTAAAACTAGAAATTTCTGGTGAAAATACCACAATTGATAGAATTATTGGGAGTAAAATTGTTGACCCTTTGCTTCATCTTATTAAAAATTCTATTTCTCATGGGATAGAAAATAAAGAAAAGCGTATAGCAAATGGTAAAAATGAAATTGGAACTATATTTTTAAATGCTTACTCTGAAAAAGGATATGTTTATATTAATATTACAGATGATGGACAAGGAATAAATCCTGATAAAGTATACCAAAAAGCTCTTGAAAAAAAATTAATTGATCCAAATACAAAATATACTGAATATGAAATAATAAATTTTATATTCTTACCAGGTTTTTCTACTGCAGATAAAGTAAATCAAATAGCTGGTAGAGGGGTCGGAATGGATGTTGTTAAAACAGAAATACAAAAATTACGTGGAAAAATAAAAATGACTAATAGAATAGGCCAAGGATTATCTATTCAACTACGTATTCCTCAAAATATGACTTCATTAAATGGTACTATAGTAAATATAAAATCACACAAATATATAATTCCTAGTGTGTTTATAAAAGAAGTATTTAAAATAGAAAATGAAGATTATGTTTATCTCGGGGGAAGAAAAGATTTTATACGTTTAAGAGATAATATTATTCCTGTAATTGATAGCAATAAATTTTTTGATGGTAATGGTAAAGCAAAAATCATGGTTGTTCTTGATGTAGATGGTAAATATAAAGCTCTTCCCGTTGATGATGTATTAGATAGAAGAGAAATTGTTGTTAAGCCTCTCAGTAATGATTTTAATGATATTAATTATATATTAGGAGCATCAATTCTAGGAGATGGTAAAGCAGCTCTTATACTCGGAATAGAAAGTTTATTTAAACTTTCAGAGAAAACATAG
- a CDS encoding MATE family efflux transporter: protein MRNIKELSEEKVYKLLIKYAIPAITGSLVFALYNIVDRMYIGKGLGAYAMTGISITFPIFTIYIAIGMLVGIGGGNLASIKLGEGKKDKAEKILGNAFTLFVIFSLSIMLISSIYLEKILFMFGATTNTIVYSRNYMQILNFLVLSNFMAMGMNNFVRVEGNANTAMFTMLIGAILNIILDPIFIFVFKWGIKGAAYATAFSNTTSAIWVIYHFTKSKKSILKLKVKNLGIDYKIVKGILSIGISPFLLQIANSIVVTFLNKTLLNYGGDIAVAAMGIISTIQMFLVMIINGIISGAQPIIGFNYGAKNYYRVKEALKYSIIFSLIISSLIFTLIIIYPKVFINLFNKNNQELLDIGKNGLRIYMSFIILNAFYIIGANYFQGINQAKKSIILNLSRQLIIFLPLVIILPKYFNINGVWLAAPISDIVISIITFILLKNNFKKMN, encoded by the coding sequence ATGAGAAATATTAAAGAATTATCAGAAGAAAAAGTGTATAAACTTTTAATAAAATATGCTATACCAGCTATTACAGGAAGTTTAGTATTTGCACTTTATAATATTGTAGATAGAATGTACATAGGTAAAGGTTTAGGAGCTTATGCAATGACAGGTATAAGTATAACTTTTCCAATATTTACTATATATATAGCAATAGGAATGCTTGTTGGCATTGGTGGCGGAAATTTAGCTTCTATAAAGCTTGGTGAAGGGAAAAAAGATAAAGCTGAAAAAATTTTAGGAAATGCCTTTACACTTTTTGTAATATTTAGTTTATCAATTATGCTAATAAGTAGTATTTATTTAGAAAAAATACTTTTTATGTTTGGAGCTACAACAAATACTATAGTTTATTCTAGAAATTATATGCAAATATTAAACTTTTTAGTATTGTCAAATTTTATGGCAATGGGAATGAATAATTTTGTTAGAGTAGAAGGAAATGCTAATACAGCTATGTTTACTATGCTTATTGGTGCAATTTTGAATATAATTTTAGATCCAATATTTATTTTTGTATTTAAATGGGGGATAAAAGGTGCAGCTTATGCTACAGCATTTTCAAATACTACATCAGCAATTTGGGTAATTTATCATTTTACGAAAAGTAAAAAAAGTATATTAAAATTAAAAGTAAAAAATTTAGGAATTGATTATAAAATTGTAAAAGGAATATTAAGTATCGGGATATCACCATTTTTATTACAAATAGCAAATAGTATAGTTGTAACATTTTTAAATAAAACTTTATTAAATTATGGTGGGGATATAGCAGTGGCGGCAATGGGAATAATAAGTACCATACAGATGTTTCTAGTAATGATAATAAATGGAATAATTTCAGGAGCACAACCGATAATAGGATTTAATTATGGAGCAAAAAATTATTATAGAGTAAAAGAAGCATTAAAATATTCTATTATATTTTCTTTAATTATAAGTAGTTTGATTTTTACTTTAATAATAATATATCCAAAAGTTTTTATAAATCTTTTTAACAAAAATAATCAAGAATTATTAGATATAGGAAAAAATGGATTAAGAATTTATATGTCGTTTATTATATTGAATGCATTTTATATAATAGGCGCTAATTATTTTCAGGGTATAAATCAAGCAAAAAAATCAATTATATTAAATTTATCAAGACAGTTAATAATATTTTTACCACTTGTAATAATATTACCAAAATATTTTAATATAAATGGAGTATGGTTGGCGGCACCAATATCGGATATTGTTATTAGTATAATAACTTTTATTTTATTAAAAAATAATTTTAAAAAAATGAATTAA
- a CDS encoding chemotaxis protein CheD, which translates to MNEYFLYPGYLFFSKEKYIIKTILGSCVSVCLYDKKQKIGGMNHYIFTLDDENANIASNGKYSTNYLIKTFLKNGSNINDLEATIIGGASSKIIHSNIGIDNIEMAIKTLEKYKIYIKHKDIGGYKGRRVTFNTFTGNVYIELLKEINTKRDD; encoded by the coding sequence ATGAATGAATATTTTTTATATCCAGGATATCTTTTTTTTAGTAAAGAAAAATATATTATCAAAACTATCCTCGGTTCATGTGTATCTGTTTGTTTATATGATAAAAAACAGAAAATTGGCGGAATGAATCATTATATTTTTACATTAGATGATGAAAATGCCAACATAGCTAGCAATGGTAAATACTCTACCAATTATTTAATCAAAACATTTTTAAAAAATGGTTCTAATATAAATGACTTAGAAGCTACTATTATTGGTGGTGCTAGCTCTAAAATTATTCATTCAAATATAGGAATTGATAATATTGAAATGGCTATTAAAACTCTAGAAAAATATAAAATTTATATAAAACATAAAGATATTGGTGGATATAAAGGTAGACGTGTTACTTTTAACACTTTTACAGGAAATGTCTATATAGAATTATTAAAAGAAATAAATACAAAAAGAGATGATTGA